A region from the Mustela erminea isolate mMusErm1 chromosome 2, mMusErm1.Pri, whole genome shotgun sequence genome encodes:
- the LOC116582120 gene encoding 40S ribosomal protein S19-like, with protein MFSKGGNYPLPHRDLLSELTVVYPTTEELVLFCALFHCLISLLPNDSFVSILISQHSGKLKVPEWVDTVKLAKHKELAPYDENWFYTRAASIARHLYLRGGTGVSSMTKIYGGFQRNGVMLTHFRRGSKSVARRVLQALEGLKMVGKDQDGGPKLTPQGQRDLDRIAGQVAAANKKH; from the exons ATGTTCTCAAAGGGTGGAAACTACCCCCTCCCACACCGAGACCTGCTGTCTGAGCTAACTGTGGTATATCCTACTACTGAGGAGTTGGTTTT GTTTTGTGCCTTATTTCACtgccttatttctcttcttcctaatGACTCATTTGTCAGCATACTTATTTCCCAGCATAGTGGGAAGCTGAAAGTCCCTGAATGGGTGGACACCGTCAAGCTGGCCAAGCATAAAGAGCTTGCTCCCTACGATGAGAACTGGTTCTACACACGAGCTGCTTCCATAGCACGGCACCTGTACCTCCGGGGCGGCACTGGGGTCAGCTCCATGACCAAGATCTACGGGGGATTCCAGAGAAACGGGGTCATGCTTACCCACTTCAGGAGAGGCTCCAAGAGTGTGGCCCGCAGGGTCCTACAAGCCCTAGAGGGGCTGAAAATGGTGGGAAAGGACCAAGATGGGGGCCCCAAACTGACACCTCAGGGACAGAGAGATCTGGACAGAATTGCCGGACAGGTGGCAGCTGCCAACAAGAAGCATTAG